A stretch of Ipomoea triloba cultivar NCNSP0323 chromosome 11, ASM357664v1 DNA encodes these proteins:
- the LOC115996653 gene encoding auxin response factor 2A-like, whose product MESSEVSIRGYAEPSDGPRAGACTGVRSTAGAGNGDAETALYMELWRACAGPLVTVPREQDLVFYFPQGHIEQVEASTNQVADQQMPVYGLPPKILCRVVSVLLKAEPDTDEVYAQVTLIPEPNQDENAVKRESMPPPQRRFHVHSFCKTLTASDTSTHGGFSVLRRHADECLPPLDMSQLPPNQELVAKDLLGSEWRFKHIFRGQPKRHLLQSGWSVFVSSKRLVAGDAFIFLRGDNGELRVGVRRAMRQQGNAPSSVISSHSMHLGVLATAWHAIQTKTMFTVYYKPRTSPAEFIIPYDQYMESLKNNYSIGMRFKMRFEGEEAPEQRFTGTIVGIEDRDPHKWPESKWRCLKVRWDESSTVPRPDRVSPWKIEPALSPSALNPLPVPRPKRHRSNIFPSPDSSVLTREGSCKISADPSPSTGLPRVMQGQELPTLRGTFAESNESDSSEKPMAWEPPLDDEKIDNLSMSHRHGSDKWLPLGRLESSFTDLLSGIGTQINSPRGFCLQSGDQSAVAPSLVKQKTQHQEGEFSLLGKQWSVVSSGLSLNLMDSSMKNHREGFDATYQPLGDSRSADCEYSALPGNKHENHQANWLMQHQPMSYAQMPTHSREPMLKSTSMQQHEVMKPKDGNCKLFGIPLITNDSATTQPAMLPINAIIESGHMHVDTNSYQTTAIELNQRSEQTMVSKGPDSRPTGNEQEKQFQTLRNGGVRDKEGKIYSGSTRSCTKVQKQGTALGRSVDLSKFKNYDELITKLDQLFDFNGELKSQNKNWIVVYTDDEGDMMLVGDDPWQEFCGMVRKICIYTKEEVQQMNPRALNSKGDDMSSVAEGLDANEVKSSELPSASSAED is encoded by the exons ATGGAGAGTTCGGAGGTTTCGATCAGAGGTTACGCGGAGCCGAGTGATGGCCCGCGTGCCGGCGCTTGTACTGGAGTTCGGAGTACCGCCGGCGCCGGAAACG GTGACGCTGAGACAGCGTTGTACATGGAGTTATGGCGGGCTTGTGCTGGGCCGCTGGTGACAGTGCCACGTGAACAGGACCTGGTGTTTTATTTTCCTCAAGGCCATATAGAGCAG GTTGAAGCATCGACTAATCAAGTGGCTGACCAGCAAATGCCAGTGTATGGTCTTCCTCCGAAGATACTATGCCGCGTTGTCAGCGTCCTTTTGAAG GCTGAACCAGATACAGATGAGGTATATGCCCAAGTGACTTTGATACCTGAGCCAAAT CAAGATGAGAATGCTGTGAAGAGGGAATCGATGCCCCCTCCACAGCGACGGTTTCATGTACATTCCTTTTGTAAAACACTTACAGCCTCAGACACCAGCACACATGGTGGGTTTTCTGTGCTTAGACGACATGCTGATGAATGCCTGCCCCCACTG GATATGTCTCAGCTGCCTCCAAATCAAGAGTTGGTGGCCAAGGATTTGCTTGGAAGTGAATGGCGTTTCAAGCACATATTCCGGG GGCAACCAAAGAGGCACCTCCTTCAAAGTGGTTGGAGTGTCTTTGTTAGTTCAAAAAGGCTTGTTGCTGGGGATGCATTCATTTTTTTAAG aGGTGATAATGGGGAGCTCCGTGTTGGTGTTAGACGTGCCATGAGACAGCAGGGGAATGCTCCGTCATCTGTTATATCCAGTCACAGCATGCACCTTGGAGTGCTGGCTACAGCATGGCATGCCATTCAGACTAAAACCATGTTCACTGTATATTACAAACCAAG GACAAGCCCTGCTGAATTTATCATTCCATATGACCAGTATATGGAGTCTCTAAAAAACAATTACTCCATAGGAATGAGATTTAAAATGAGGTTTGAAGGGGAAGAAGCTCCTGAGCAGAG GTTTACTGGAACTATTGTTGGCATTGAAGATCGTGATCCCCACAAGTGGCCAGAATCAAAATGGAGATGTCTAAAG GTGCGGTGGGATGAAAGTTCAACGGTTCCAAGGCCTGACCGGGTTTCACCTTGGAAAATAGAGCCAGCTCTTTCTCCTTCTGCACTAAATCCACTTCCAGTACCAAGACCAAAAAGGCATCGAtccaacatttttccttctcctgATTCATCTGTCCTTACAAGAGAAG GTTCATGCAAAATATCTGCAGACCCTTCACCTTCCACTGGGCTTCCGAGGGTCATGCAAGGACAAGAATTACCAACCTTGAGAGGTACTTTCGCAGAAAGTAATGAGTCAGACTCATCTGAGAAGCCAATGGCATGGGAACCACCTTTGGATGATGAAAAGATTGACAACCTTTCTATGTCACACCGACATGGTTCAGATAAATGGTTGCCTTTAGGGAGGCTTGAATCTTCATTTACAGATCTATTATCAGGTATTGGCACACAAATAAATTCCCCACGTGGCTTCTGTTTACAGTCTGGGGATCAATCAGCAGTAGCTCCTAGTTTGGTAAAGCAGAAAACACAGCACCAAGAAGGGGAATTTAGCTTACTTGGGAAGCAATGGTCTGTTGTGTCTTCTGGTCTTTCGCTTAATTTGATGGATTCGAGCATGAAAAACCACAGAGAAGGTTTTGATGCCACCTATCAACCACTAGGAGACTCTAGGTCTGCTGATTGTGAGTATTCTGCACTACCTGGTAACAAACATGAAAATCATCAAGCGAACTGGTTGATGCAGCATCAACCAATGTCTTATGCGCAAATGCCTACTCATTCAAGAGAGCCAATGCTTAAATCCACATCAATGCAACAACACGAGGTCATGAAGCCAAAGGATGGGAACTGCAAACTATTTGGCATACCCCTCATAACTAATGACTCTGCTACAACTCAGCCTGCTATGTTACCCATAAATGCAATAATTGAGTCAGGTCACATGCATGTTGACACAAACTCATATCAAACCACTGCAATTGAATTAAATCAGAGGTCTGAACAAACAATGGTTTCTAAAGGGCCAGATAGTAGGCCTACTGGCAATGAACAGGAGAAACAATTTCAAACTCTCCGCAATGGTGGTGTTAGAGATAAAGAGGGGAAAATCTACAGTGGTTCAACAAGGAGTTGCACCAAG GTTCAAAAACAGGGCACGGCCCTTGGCAGGTCTGTGGATCTTTCCAAGTTCAAGAACTATGATGAATTGATTACTAAACTGGACCAACTGTTTGACTTTAATGGTGAACTTAAGTCTCAGAACAAGAATTGGATTGTTGTGTATACTGATGATGAGGGTGATATGATGCTGGTGGGAGATGATCCATGGCA AGAATTTTGTGGTATGGTTCGCAAAATCTGCATTTACACAAAAGAGGAGGTACAGCAGATGAATCCAAGGGCTCTAAATTCAAAAGGCGATGATATGTCATCTGTTGCAGAAGGATTGGACGCTAACGAAGTGAAGAGTTCAGAGTTGCCTTCAGCATCCAGTGCTGAGGATTGA